One genomic window of Luteitalea pratensis includes the following:
- a CDS encoding DUF1059 domain-containing protein: MTKIIQCPCGVRIEGQDDEDVVQKAQNHAREVHQMELSREQALAMARPA, encoded by the coding sequence ATGACCAAGATCATCCAGTGTCCGTGTGGTGTGCGAATCGAAGGCCAGGACGACGAGGACGTGGTGCAGAAGGCGCAGAACCACGCCCGCGAGGTGCATCAGATGGAACTCAGCCGGGAACAGGCGCTGGCGATGGCGCGGCCGGCCTGA
- a CDS encoding arylsulfatase, whose translation MRTPGICIALGIGLLAGVAACSAPPSPPPTTPAAAAGGIDRTALPIAEPAPQRYTELDARNAKAPERFTVSAPKGAPNVVIVLIDDVGFGGPSTFGGPIRTPTMDTLAQGGLRFNNFHTTALCSPTRNALKTGRNHHTVNTGSIMETATAFPGNTGQNPNSVAPLAEMLRLNGYSTGAFGKWHETAAWETSVSGPFDRWPTHQGFDRFYGFIGGETDQWYPLIYDGLIKVEPPKMENYHFTVDMTNQAINWVKAQQSMTPDKPFFVYYAPGATHAPHHVPKEWADRYKGQFDKGWDQVRIETLERQKKLGVVPANTQLAPRPKELAAWDSLPADQRRLFARQAEVFAGFLEHTDNEIGRFQQALADIGELDNTVFIYIAGDNGTSAEGGFVGMYNEMTYFNGVAEKVEDLIPLIDKWGSPETFPHMSAGWAVAFDTPFSWTKQVASDFGGTRNGMVIHWPQGIKQPGSLRNQFSHVIDIAPTILEAAGLPEPKSVNGVVQTPIEGTSLLYAFKDANAPERHTTQYFEMFGNRAIYSGGWFARTIHRAPWQTTNLPPLTADVWEIYDVRSDFSLTKNLAADQGAKLKEMQALFMKEAEKYHVLPIDDRTIERTNAALAGRPDVLGTRTSLTLYEGMQGMLENTFMNIKNRSSKITAELQIPTGRVSGAILSQGGRFGGWSLYVKDGRPAYTYNFLGMARYTVASPQALPPGPVTITLDFVYDGGGVGKGGKATLMVNGKAVAEGRIEKTQPNIFSADETADVGIDNQTPVAEGIGIGAETRFTGHINKVTLDVGPAK comes from the coding sequence ATGAGAACACCAGGGATTTGCATCGCTCTCGGGATTGGCCTGCTTGCGGGTGTGGCTGCATGCAGCGCGCCACCATCGCCACCGCCCACGACGCCGGCGGCCGCCGCCGGTGGCATCGATCGCACGGCACTGCCGATCGCGGAACCGGCGCCGCAGCGCTACACCGAACTCGACGCACGCAACGCCAAGGCACCCGAGCGTTTCACGGTCTCTGCGCCCAAGGGGGCGCCCAACGTCGTGATCGTACTCATTGACGATGTCGGTTTCGGCGGGCCGAGTACCTTCGGCGGACCCATCCGGACGCCGACGATGGACACGCTGGCGCAGGGCGGACTGCGCTTCAACAACTTCCACACGACAGCGTTGTGTTCCCCGACTCGTAACGCCCTCAAGACGGGCCGGAACCATCACACGGTCAACACCGGGTCCATCATGGAAACTGCGACGGCGTTCCCCGGCAATACCGGCCAGAACCCGAACAGCGTCGCGCCCCTCGCCGAGATGCTGCGGCTCAATGGCTACAGCACCGGCGCGTTCGGCAAGTGGCATGAGACCGCTGCCTGGGAAACCAGCGTGTCGGGTCCGTTCGATCGCTGGCCGACCCACCAGGGCTTCGACAGGTTCTACGGCTTCATCGGGGGAGAGACCGACCAGTGGTATCCGCTCATCTACGACGGATTGATCAAGGTCGAGCCGCCGAAGATGGAGAACTACCACTTCACCGTGGACATGACCAACCAGGCGATCAACTGGGTCAAGGCGCAGCAGTCGATGACACCAGACAAGCCGTTCTTCGTGTACTACGCGCCGGGCGCGACGCACGCGCCACACCACGTGCCGAAGGAGTGGGCTGACAGGTACAAGGGCCAGTTCGACAAGGGCTGGGACCAGGTGCGGATCGAGACCCTCGAGCGCCAGAAGAAGCTCGGCGTCGTCCCGGCCAACACGCAACTGGCCCCGCGGCCAAAGGAACTGGCCGCGTGGGACTCGCTGCCCGCTGACCAGCGTCGATTGTTCGCGCGGCAGGCAGAAGTGTTCGCCGGATTCCTGGAGCACACCGACAACGAGATCGGCCGGTTCCAGCAGGCCCTGGCCGACATCGGCGAACTCGACAACACGGTGTTCATCTACATCGCCGGCGACAACGGCACCAGCGCCGAGGGTGGTTTCGTCGGCATGTACAACGAGATGACCTACTTCAACGGCGTGGCCGAGAAGGTGGAGGATCTGATCCCGCTGATCGACAAGTGGGGTAGTCCCGAAACGTTCCCGCACATGTCCGCCGGGTGGGCCGTGGCGTTCGATACGCCCTTCTCGTGGACCAAGCAGGTGGCGTCCGACTTCGGCGGCACGCGCAACGGCATGGTGATCCATTGGCCGCAGGGCATCAAGCAGCCGGGCAGTCTGCGCAACCAGTTCAGCCACGTCATCGACATCGCCCCGACGATCCTCGAAGCCGCCGGCTTGCCGGAACCGAAGAGCGTGAATGGCGTCGTGCAGACGCCGATCGAGGGCACCAGCCTGCTCTACGCCTTCAAGGACGCCAATGCACCGGAGCGGCACACGACGCAGTACTTCGAGATGTTCGGCAATCGGGCGATCTACTCGGGTGGTTGGTTCGCGCGCACGATTCATCGCGCCCCGTGGCAGACGACCAACCTCCCGCCGCTGACCGCCGATGTCTGGGAGATCTACGACGTCAGGAGCGACTTCAGCCTGACGAAGAACCTCGCGGCCGACCAGGGCGCGAAGTTGAAGGAGATGCAGGCCCTGTTCATGAAGGAGGCGGAGAAATACCACGTGTTGCCGATCGACGATCGGACCATCGAGCGCACGAACGCGGCGCTCGCGGGCCGGCCTGACGTGCTGGGGACACGGACCTCGCTGACCCTCTACGAAGGCATGCAGGGGATGCTCGAGAACACCTTCATGAACATCAAGAACCGGTCCAGCAAGATCACCGCGGAGCTCCAGATCCCTACTGGTCGTGTCAGTGGCGCCATCCTGTCGCAGGGGGGACGCTTCGGCGGATGGTCGCTCTACGTGAAGGACGGCCGGCCCGCGTATACCTACAACTTCCTGGGGATGGCCCGGTACACGGTTGCCTCACCGCAGGCACTGCCGCCAGGTCCGGTCACGATCACGCTCGACTTCGTCTACGACGGCGGCGGCGTCGGCAAGGGCGGCAAGGCGACGCTTATGGTGAACGGCAAGGCCGTTGCCGAGGGACGCATCGAGAAGACCCAGCCGAACATCTTCTCGGCCGATGAGACCGCCGACGTCGGCATCGACAACCAGACTCCGGTCGCCGAGGGCATCGGCATCGGCGCGGAGACGCGCTTCACGGGCCATATCAACAAGGTGACGCTGGACGTGGGGCCAGCGAAATAG
- a CDS encoding aldo/keto reductase: protein MYTRSLGTSGLEVSAIGFGCMGLSFGLGPGVEKTDGIALIRAAFERGVTLFDTAEAYGQVNEEMVGEAVAPFRDRVALATKFGWKNGDPRAGLDSRPERIRVVADQSLQRLQTDRIDLFYQHRVDPAVPMEDVAGAVRDLIQEGKVRHFGMSEAGPDAIRRAHAVQPLAALQSEYSLWWREPEECVLPVLEELGIGFVPFSPLGKGFLTGTIKGDTAFGEGDIRNILPRFAAEARQANEALVALLGAVAADKDATRAQVALAWLLAQKPWIVPIPGTTKRHRLDENMGAADVQLTAGDLGRIEAALGQVQIVGARYTAEMQKNVNR, encoded by the coding sequence ATGTATACGCGCTCATTGGGAACCAGTGGCCTCGAGGTGTCCGCGATCGGGTTCGGTTGCATGGGATTGAGCTTCGGCCTCGGCCCCGGTGTGGAGAAAACCGACGGCATCGCGCTCATCCGGGCGGCGTTCGAGCGAGGCGTCACGTTGTTCGACACCGCCGAAGCCTACGGCCAGGTGAACGAGGAGATGGTCGGTGAAGCCGTGGCGCCGTTTCGTGACCGGGTGGCCCTCGCCACGAAGTTCGGCTGGAAGAATGGCGATCCCCGTGCCGGCCTCGACAGCCGTCCCGAGCGCATTCGGGTCGTCGCCGATCAGTCGCTCCAGCGACTGCAGACGGACCGAATCGACCTGTTCTACCAGCACCGCGTCGATCCGGCGGTCCCGATGGAAGATGTCGCCGGAGCCGTTCGCGACCTCATTCAGGAAGGCAAGGTGCGGCACTTCGGGATGTCGGAAGCCGGCCCGGATGCCATCCGACGCGCCCACGCCGTGCAGCCATTGGCTGCCCTGCAGAGCGAGTACTCGCTGTGGTGGCGCGAACCCGAGGAATGCGTGCTTCCCGTGCTGGAGGAACTCGGCATCGGCTTCGTGCCATTCAGTCCGCTCGGCAAGGGCTTCCTCACCGGCACCATAAAAGGCGACACTGCCTTCGGGGAGGGAGACATCCGCAACATCCTCCCCCGCTTCGCCGCCGAGGCACGACAGGCCAACGAAGCCCTGGTGGCCCTGCTCGGCGCCGTAGCCGCCGACAAGGATGCGACCCGGGCCCAGGTGGCGCTGGCCTGGTTGCTGGCCCAGAAGCCGTGGATCGTCCCGATTCCTGGCACCACCAAGCGGCATCGTCTCGACGAGAACATGGGCGCGGCCGACGTGCAGTTGACGGCTGGCGATCTTGGACGCATCGAGGCTGCGCTCGGCCAGGTGCAGATCGTGGGTGCGCGCTACACCGCCGAGATGCAGAAGAACGTCAACCGCTAG
- a CDS encoding AfsR/SARP family transcriptional regulator produces MLTTPGAGPCSTRVYLCGRVAVERGPCVVRDAALGGAQCRLLLAFLGTRRTRPASRLETVDALWGDTPPPSVEVSLNAVVSKLRAAMRKAGLPPPHGVATESGTFQLMLPDAWFDIEDARTSIDGAEGALRRGDNAGAWSAANVSAVIARQSFLVDEEAPWVVRERETLQRIWRRACIVLSSVSTATGEFQLGIQHADDAWSAEPFDEVACQALMRAHAAAGNRAEALRVFARCRRLFRDELGAEPSDQTAETFLTILRSRS; encoded by the coding sequence ATGTTGACGACGCCTGGTGCCGGTCCGTGCAGTACACGCGTGTATCTCTGCGGACGCGTCGCGGTGGAGCGAGGGCCATGCGTCGTCCGCGACGCCGCGCTGGGTGGCGCGCAGTGCCGCCTGCTGCTTGCCTTTCTCGGCACGCGCCGGACGCGCCCTGCGTCCCGGCTCGAGACCGTCGACGCCCTCTGGGGTGACACGCCGCCGCCTTCGGTCGAGGTGTCGCTGAACGCCGTGGTGAGCAAGTTGCGTGCGGCGATGCGCAAGGCTGGTCTGCCACCCCCGCATGGTGTAGCCACCGAGTCGGGGACGTTCCAGTTGATGCTGCCGGATGCCTGGTTCGACATCGAAGACGCGAGGACGTCGATCGATGGAGCCGAGGGCGCCCTGCGTCGAGGCGACAACGCGGGCGCCTGGTCTGCGGCGAACGTCTCGGCCGTGATCGCGCGGCAGTCATTCCTCGTCGACGAGGAGGCCCCCTGGGTCGTGCGCGAGCGCGAAACTCTGCAGCGGATCTGGCGCCGCGCCTGCATCGTGCTGTCGTCGGTCAGTACCGCGACGGGGGAGTTCCAGTTGGGGATCCAGCATGCCGACGACGCGTGGTCGGCCGAGCCGTTCGACGAAGTCGCCTGCCAGGCGCTGATGCGGGCACACGCGGCCGCAGGCAACCGCGCGGAGGCATTGCGTGTCTTCGCACGGTGCCGGCGCCTCTTCCGCGACGAACTCGGCGCCGAGCCCTCGGACCAGACGGCCGAAACGTTCCTCACCATCCTTCGATCGAGGAGTTGA
- a CDS encoding cation:proton antiporter has product MRGLEELLALFLAAVALASAARRVGAPYPVFLALGGAVLAFVPGAPSFSVPPELALALFVAPVLLDAAFDASLRDLRDNWAPVTGLVVCAVGLTTAAVAVVVRTLLPEVPWAPAIVLGAVVAPPDAAAATAVLRQLRPPHRILTILEGESLLNDASALLIYRLAVGAAAAHSFSLNTVAPTFLVAVAGSVVVGPVLGWLVFNVLARVQHVPTSIILQFVTTFGVWILAEHLGLSGVLTMVCYAVTVARWSPERTPAQTRLPTYAVWETVVFALNVLAFIFIGLQVRPILDSLGEAERGRYLVVALAVLATVIVVRPAWHMTFNAVIRWRHRQYGFNPPRPMLRPTVGSGLVISWAGMRGIVSLAAALALPAAFPYRDLIVLTAFSVVLGTLTIQGLTLKPLLRSLHLQDGDPVGQESSAARVRVLEAALSTLAGDASPAAEAIRRELGARLAPDVPWDCGDAGLAGAHAQLRRRALEASRRAVLAMRAGGDIGDDAFHRIEEELDWLEMAGVTRD; this is encoded by the coding sequence ATGCGGGGACTCGAAGAACTGCTGGCGTTGTTCCTTGCCGCGGTGGCCCTGGCGAGCGCCGCGCGCCGGGTCGGCGCGCCGTATCCGGTCTTCCTGGCCCTTGGCGGCGCCGTCCTGGCCTTCGTGCCGGGGGCGCCCTCGTTCTCGGTGCCGCCCGAACTGGCCCTGGCGCTGTTTGTCGCTCCAGTCCTGCTCGATGCCGCCTTCGATGCCTCGCTGCGAGACCTTCGCGACAACTGGGCGCCGGTCACGGGCCTCGTCGTCTGCGCCGTCGGGCTGACGACGGCAGCGGTCGCGGTTGTCGTGCGCACGTTGCTGCCGGAGGTGCCGTGGGCGCCGGCCATCGTGCTGGGCGCCGTCGTGGCTCCGCCCGACGCCGCCGCGGCAACCGCGGTGCTCCGGCAACTGCGTCCGCCGCACCGCATCCTGACGATTCTCGAGGGCGAGAGCCTGCTGAACGACGCGAGTGCGCTGCTGATCTACCGGCTGGCCGTCGGCGCAGCCGCGGCTCACAGTTTCAGCCTGAACACGGTTGCGCCCACGTTCCTGGTCGCGGTAGCCGGCAGCGTGGTGGTGGGACCGGTGCTGGGTTGGCTCGTTTTCAACGTGCTGGCTCGCGTGCAGCACGTGCCGACCTCGATCATCCTGCAGTTTGTCACCACCTTCGGCGTCTGGATTCTCGCCGAGCACCTCGGGCTCTCGGGGGTCCTGACGATGGTGTGCTACGCGGTGACAGTCGCACGCTGGTCGCCGGAACGGACGCCGGCGCAGACGCGCCTGCCCACCTATGCCGTCTGGGAGACCGTCGTCTTCGCACTGAATGTGCTGGCGTTCATCTTCATCGGCCTGCAGGTGCGGCCGATCCTCGACAGCCTCGGAGAGGCCGAACGCGGTCGATATCTCGTTGTTGCGCTCGCGGTGCTCGCTACGGTCATCGTCGTCCGCCCCGCGTGGCACATGACCTTCAACGCGGTGATCCGCTGGCGGCATCGCCAGTACGGATTCAATCCGCCGCGGCCGATGTTGCGGCCGACGGTCGGCAGCGGGCTGGTGATCTCGTGGGCCGGCATGCGCGGCATCGTCTCGCTCGCGGCGGCGCTGGCGCTGCCGGCGGCGTTTCCCTACCGCGACCTCATCGTGCTCACCGCGTTCTCGGTGGTGCTCGGCACACTCACGATCCAGGGACTCACGCTCAAGCCGTTGTTGCGGTCACTGCACCTGCAGGATGGCGATCCCGTCGGCCAGGAGTCCAGTGCCGCACGAGTGCGCGTACTGGAGGCCGCGCTGTCGACACTCGCCGGCGACGCCTCCCCGGCGGCCGAGGCCATTCGCCGCGAACTCGGCGCCCGTCTCGCTCCGGACGTGCCGTGGGATTGCGGCGATGCCGGCCTGGCAGGTGCCCACGCCCAGTTGCGCCGTCGCGCCCTCGAAGCGTCTCGCCGTGCCGTGCTGGCGATGCGCGCCGGCGGAGACATCGGCGACGACGCTTTTCATCGCATCGAAGAAGAACTCGACTGGCTCGAGATGGCGGGAGTCACGCGCGACTGA
- a CDS encoding AI-2E family transporter: protein MAGAAQRATIRRRQAVAGGRDHERPGPAGWTGNVGSAVALLIYSLPVGALDNIVRPILIRRGVQLPLLLIIGGVIGALIGFGVVGLFVGPVVLAATYTLAKDWVARGQTTEKVTE from the coding sequence ATGGCTGGTGCTGCTCAGCGTGCAACGATTCGCCGGCGGCAGGCGGTGGCTGGCGGTCGTGATCATGAGCGTCCTGGTCCTGCTGGCTGGACTGGCAACGTCGGGTCGGCAGTGGCACTCTTGATCTACAGCCTGCCTGTGGGCGCGCTCGACAACATCGTCCGCCCGATACTGATTCGCCGGGGTGTGCAACTGCCGCTGTTGCTCATCATCGGCGGTGTGATTGGCGCCCTGATCGGATTTGGCGTCGTCGGCCTCTTCGTCGGTCCCGTCGTGTTGGCCGCGACGTATACGCTTGCGAAGGACTGGGTCGCCCGCGGCCAGACGACGGAGAAGGTGACGGAGTAG
- a CDS encoding MFS transporter → MKHRPRVLAFLILLFAITYIDRVCISVAGPRMQAELGISPVMWGWVTTMFTLSYCLFEIPTGALGDRIGPRRVLTRVVTWWSVFTSLTGMVSNVWALLVVRFCFGAGEAGAFPNASIVIARWFPARQRASVSGVILMASQIGGALAPLLIVPIQMRYGWRASFLVFGAVGLLWSATWYWWFRDSPREMPGIADAELAEVRDNPSAPHGGFPWRVALGSRTVLALLGTAFCYVYVYSFFQTWLHTFLVRGRDFGEASLLLSAMPYTVGAGANLLGGAASDALVRRLGPTWGRRTLGVVGLGSACVFTIGLAFTRDPGITVLLLSLIYGAIALQQSGVFGVCLDIGGSHSGAVLGMMNSSAALGGLVAGLAYGYIVEATGSYDAPFVPMAVLLGVGTLLWLRIDAARVVGSEPGHQGAAATVAVPVRS, encoded by the coding sequence ATGAAGCATCGTCCCCGCGTCCTGGCGTTCCTCATCCTGCTGTTCGCCATCACCTACATCGATCGGGTCTGCATCTCGGTGGCCGGCCCGCGCATGCAAGCGGAACTCGGGATCAGTCCCGTGATGTGGGGCTGGGTCACGACGATGTTCACGTTGTCGTACTGCCTGTTCGAGATTCCCACGGGCGCCCTCGGGGATCGGATCGGACCCCGACGAGTACTGACACGCGTGGTGACGTGGTGGTCGGTGTTCACGTCGCTGACCGGCATGGTGTCCAATGTCTGGGCGTTGCTGGTCGTCCGCTTCTGCTTCGGTGCCGGCGAAGCCGGCGCGTTCCCCAATGCCTCGATCGTCATCGCCCGATGGTTTCCGGCGCGGCAGCGGGCAAGCGTCTCGGGCGTGATCCTGATGGCCAGCCAGATCGGCGGCGCGCTCGCTCCGCTGCTGATCGTCCCCATCCAGATGCGATACGGCTGGCGCGCCTCCTTCCTCGTCTTCGGCGCCGTCGGCTTGCTGTGGTCGGCAACCTGGTACTGGTGGTTTCGCGATTCGCCGCGGGAGATGCCGGGGATCGCTGACGCTGAGCTGGCGGAGGTACGCGACAACCCGTCAGCACCGCATGGCGGGTTCCCGTGGCGCGTCGCACTCGGGTCGCGCACCGTACTCGCCCTTCTCGGCACGGCGTTCTGCTACGTCTACGTCTATTCGTTCTTCCAGACCTGGCTGCACACGTTCCTCGTGCGTGGCCGCGACTTCGGCGAGGCCAGCCTGCTCCTGTCGGCAATGCCCTACACGGTTGGTGCAGGGGCGAACCTGCTGGGTGGCGCCGCCAGCGACGCGCTCGTGCGGCGGCTGGGCCCGACGTGGGGACGACGGACGCTCGGCGTGGTGGGACTGGGGAGCGCGTGCGTGTTCACCATCGGTCTCGCGTTCACGCGCGATCCAGGTATCACGGTGCTGCTGTTGTCGCTGATCTACGGCGCGATCGCGTTGCAGCAGTCGGGGGTCTTCGGCGTGTGCCTCGACATCGGCGGCAGCCATTCGGGAGCCGTGCTCGGGATGATGAACTCGTCGGCGGCACTGGGCGGGCTGGTCGCCGGTCTTGCCTACGGCTACATCGTCGAGGCGACCGGCAGCTACGACGCGCCGTTCGTGCCGATGGCCGTGCTGCTAGGCGTCGGGACGTTGCTCTGGCTGCGCATCGACGCGGCGCGCGTCGTCGGCAGCGAACCCGGACATCAGGGTGCAGCAGCGACAGTGGCCGTGCCTGTCCGCAGTTGA
- a CDS encoding PP2C family protein-serine/threonine phosphatase yields MKIRSKQQRDVALVGTETHDLMFDAPILTFDAPVIVDAFGLSDTGHVRASNEDHFLIARIGRYFETVGTSLPPGEVPERADEAGYALVVADGMGGHAAGELASRLTIREMVRVAMTLPDWIVRLDEDTVDQAVGRSEDRITQAHKALIAKGRREPDLKGMGSTVTAARNLGRMLQIAHVGDSRAYLLRGELLTRLTRDHTYVQMLVDAGRLTREAAAKSSSRHVLVNAVGGVNDSVRVDVEHVPLENGDRVLLCSDGLTDLVDDDAIRLVLLHASTSEEACRVLVERALVAGGRDNVTAVVASYRWDEQARNSRTGDQRS; encoded by the coding sequence ATGAAGATCCGTTCGAAGCAGCAGCGTGATGTGGCGCTCGTGGGCACAGAGACGCACGACCTCATGTTCGACGCGCCCATCCTCACGTTCGATGCGCCGGTAATCGTCGATGCGTTCGGGCTCTCGGACACCGGTCACGTCCGCGCGTCCAACGAGGACCACTTCCTCATCGCGCGGATCGGACGCTACTTCGAGACGGTCGGGACGAGCCTGCCGCCTGGCGAAGTCCCCGAGCGTGCCGATGAAGCGGGGTATGCCCTGGTCGTCGCCGACGGCATGGGTGGGCACGCCGCCGGCGAACTCGCCAGCCGCCTGACGATTCGCGAGATGGTGCGTGTCGCCATGACATTGCCGGACTGGATCGTGCGCCTCGATGAGGACACGGTCGACCAGGCCGTCGGCCGGTCAGAGGACCGCATCACCCAGGCCCACAAGGCACTGATCGCCAAGGGGCGTCGCGAGCCCGACCTCAAGGGGATGGGCAGCACCGTGACGGCTGCCCGCAACCTGGGCCGCATGCTGCAGATCGCCCACGTCGGCGACTCGCGCGCCTACCTGTTGCGCGGCGAACTCCTCACGCGGCTTACTCGCGACCACACCTACGTGCAGATGCTGGTGGACGCCGGGCGGCTCACGCGCGAGGCCGCAGCGAAATCCTCGTCGCGCCATGTGCTGGTCAACGCCGTCGGCGGCGTCAACGACAGCGTCCGCGTCGACGTCGAACACGTGCCGCTGGAAAACGGCGATCGCGTCCTCTTGTGCAGCGATGGCCTGACCGACCTCGTGGACGACGACGCCATCCGGTTGGTGCTGCTCCACGCGTCCACGTCGGAGGAGGCCTGTCGTGTCCTGGTCGAGCGTGCGCTCGTGGCGGGAGGTCGCGACAACGTGACGGCCGTTGTCGCGTCGTACCGGTGGGACGAGCAGGCACGCAATTCACGCACTGGCGATCAGCGCTCCTGA
- a CDS encoding DUF3500 domain-containing protein: MRLGDLTPAQRTAAMTLLETAFSASGYRKVTEILRADDAFRDGVGRNGPGGPGGGGRGPGGPPAGGASPPAGGPGGPGGGRPGGPVAFGSDEYSIAFVGQPSTTMPWMLQFGGHHLALNLTFAGARATLAPSLTGTQPASFAFEGRTIRPLGQENDRAFALIASLDETQKTPAIVGYAVPDLVLGPGQDGRTIQPEGIRATALSATQQSMVIDIAREWAGIANDAYAAPRIEEIRGKLAQTYFAWSGPTTPDSAAYFRIQGPTLVIEYAPQRDVDHIHTIYRDPTNDYGSAYTRP; encoded by the coding sequence GTGCGGCTCGGCGACCTCACGCCGGCGCAACGGACGGCGGCGATGACGCTGCTCGAAACGGCATTCAGCGCCTCCGGTTACCGCAAGGTCACCGAGATCCTGCGTGCCGACGATGCATTTCGTGACGGTGTCGGCAGGAACGGCCCCGGTGGGCCTGGCGGTGGCGGACGAGGGCCCGGGGGCCCGCCCGCCGGAGGTGCTTCCCCGCCAGCTGGTGGTCCTGGTGGTCCGGGCGGTGGTCGGCCTGGCGGTCCGGTGGCATTCGGTTCCGACGAGTACTCCATCGCATTCGTCGGCCAGCCGTCGACGACGATGCCGTGGATGCTGCAGTTCGGCGGGCACCATCTCGCGCTCAACCTGACGTTTGCCGGGGCGCGCGCGACGCTCGCCCCGAGCCTCACGGGCACCCAGCCTGCGAGCTTCGCGTTCGAGGGGCGCACGATCCGTCCGCTCGGTCAGGAGAACGATCGCGCGTTTGCGCTGATCGCGAGCCTCGACGAGACCCAGAAAACGCCGGCGATCGTCGGGTACGCGGTGCCCGATCTCGTACTTGGCCCCGGGCAGGATGGACGCACGATCCAGCCGGAGGGCATCCGCGCCACTGCACTGTCGGCCACCCAGCAGTCGATGGTGATCGACATCGCGCGCGAGTGGGCGGGTATCGCCAACGACGCGTATGCGGCTCCACGGATCGAGGAGATCAGGGGCAAGCTGGCGCAGACGTACTTCGCATGGAGCGGGCCGACAACGCCGGACAGTGCCGCCTATTTCCGAATCCAGGGGCCGACGCTGGTCATCGAATACGCGCCGCAGCGCGACGTCGACCACATCCACACCATCTACCGGGACCCGACCAATGACTACGGATCCGCGTACACGCGCCCGTAG
- a CDS encoding response regulator translates to MGRPRVLLAEDHAPTAKLMRALLRAEFDFIGCVEDGAAPVEAVTRLSPDVTVSDIAMPHLDGIAAARIIVASDANARIVLVTVHADLMLVEAGLAAGVLGYVLKDTAGSGTGPSDITVAGHHRAVPKSALSRRIS, encoded by the coding sequence ATGGGCCGACCACGAGTGCTCCTCGCGGAAGACCATGCGCCGACGGCCAAGCTCATGCGTGCGCTGCTTCGCGCCGAGTTCGACTTCATCGGCTGCGTCGAGGACGGGGCGGCCCCGGTGGAGGCCGTCACGCGGCTGTCACCGGACGTGACCGTCTCCGACATCGCCATGCCACATCTCGATGGCATTGCGGCCGCCCGTATCATTGTCGCCAGTGACGCGAACGCCCGCATCGTGCTCGTGACCGTGCATGCCGATCTGATGCTGGTGGAGGCGGGGCTCGCGGCCGGGGTCCTTGGATACGTGTTGAAGGACACGGCTGGCAGCGGCACGGGCCCATCTGACATCACCGTGGCTGGCCATCATCGTGCCGTGCCGAAATCTGCGCTTTCCAGAAGGATTTCATGA
- a CDS encoding DUF3500 domain-containing protein encodes MRLVLGLGSAALLGVFVSAGARVPTQPAAVTPSASAPAAATTRIVAAAQQFVSTLDQAGRGKVQFPFDSGQKTHWSNFPSASSNGRACGSATSRRRNGRRR; translated from the coding sequence ATGCGACTCGTGCTCGGGTTGGGATCGGCTGCGCTGCTTGGTGTCTTCGTGTCCGCTGGCGCTCGGGTGCCCACGCAGCCTGCCGCGGTGACGCCATCGGCGAGCGCGCCCGCTGCGGCGACCACACGCATCGTCGCTGCGGCACAGCAGTTCGTGAGCACGCTCGACCAGGCGGGTCGCGGCAAGGTCCAGTTCCCGTTCGACAGTGGGCAGAAGACGCACTGGTCGAACTTCCCGTCCGCATCTTCAAACGGGAGGGCGTGCGGCTCGGCGACCTCACGCCGGCGCAACGGACGGCGGCGATGA